From a region of the Zingiber officinale cultivar Zhangliang chromosome 4B, Zo_v1.1, whole genome shotgun sequence genome:
- the LOC121978223 gene encoding auxin response factor 17-like: protein MGTVTGISDLDPVRWPNSYWRSVKVGWDESTSGERQPRVSLWEIEPLTMFPMYPSSFPLRLKRPWPSDLPSLHGGRDDLMWLRDGDRAIHSLNFQGFCNQTFTECYFKSWKCE from the exons ATGGGCACTGTCACAGGGATAAGTGATCTAGATCCTGTCCGATGGCCAAATTCATATTGGCGCTCTGTGAAG GTTGGCTGGGATGAGTCAACTTCTGGAGAGAGGCAGCCAAGAGTCTCTCTTTGGGAGATTGAGCCTTTAACAATGTTTCCAATGTATCCATCTTCCTTTCCACTTAGGCTCAAGCGCCCTTGGCCTTCTGACTTGCCCTCACTACATG GTGGGAGAGATGATCTTATGTGGCTTCGAGATGGAGACAGAGCAATCCATTCTTTGAATTTCCAGGGATTCTGTAATCAGACGTTTACCGAGTGTTATTTTAAAAGCTGGAAATGTGAGTGA